The Lutibacter profundi genome includes a region encoding these proteins:
- a CDS encoding N-acetylneuraminate synthase family protein, producing the protein MKNSNYNKPFVIAEIGCNHKGDIEIAKELIKVAKIFCNVDAVKFQKRNNKELLTEEQYNQPHPNPSNSYGDTYGLHREYLEFNLQEHSELKKFCEEIGVIYSTSVWDTTSAKEIASLNPLFIKIPSACNNNYEMLEWLCENYKGELHVSTGMTTKKEIEELVNFFIKKEKNKNLVLYNCTSGYPVPFEDVCLLEINNLISKYRGKVKNIGFSGHHLGIAVDIAAYTLGTSIIERHYTLDRTWKGTDHAASLEPMGLRKLTRDLNAVHKSLTYKNKDVLPIEKVQRDKLKYKKA; encoded by the coding sequence ATGAAAAATAGTAACTATAATAAGCCCTTTGTTATTGCTGAAATTGGTTGTAATCATAAGGGAGATATTGAAATAGCCAAAGAGCTAATTAAAGTAGCTAAAATATTTTGTAATGTTGATGCTGTAAAGTTTCAAAAAAGAAATAATAAGGAATTATTAACAGAGGAACAATATAACCAGCCACACCCTAATCCTTCAAATTCATACGGAGACACCTATGGTTTACATAGAGAATATCTTGAGTTTAATTTACAGGAACACTCAGAATTAAAGAAATTTTGTGAAGAAATAGGTGTTATTTATTCAACTTCTGTTTGGGATACAACTTCAGCAAAAGAAATAGCGTCCTTAAATCCATTATTTATAAAAATCCCATCTGCATGTAATAATAATTATGAAATGTTAGAATGGTTATGCGAAAATTATAAGGGAGAGTTGCATGTTTCAACGGGTATGACAACAAAGAAAGAGATAGAAGAATTAGTGAATTTTTTCATTAAAAAAGAGAAAAATAAAAATTTAGTACTTTATAATTGTACTTCTGGTTATCCTGTACCTTTTGAAGATGTATGCTTGTTGGAAATAAATAATTTGATATCAAAATATAGAGGTAAAGTAAAAAATATTGGTTTTTCAGGTCATCACTTAGGTATTGCAGTTGACATTGCAGCATATACTTTAGGAACTTCAATTATTGAGCGACATTATACTTTAGATAGAACTTGGAAAGGAACTGACCATGCAGCTTCTTTAGAGCCTATGGGATTAAGAAAATTAACGAGAGATCTAAATGCAGTCCATAAATCATTAACATACAAAAACAAAGATGTTTTACCTATTGAAAAAGTTCAGCGGGATAAATTAAAATATAAAAAGGCTTAA
- a CDS encoding polysaccharide pyruvyl transferase family protein: protein MFNKKNRIRLFWWNEVKLQGKQKENYGDLLGRYLVEKISKKKVVWVSPAKFSIWNWFYPIYVTIGSVLTNVNKYCVVWGSGIISEQYPIKKAKFLAVRGPKTRNYLLNLGYKVPEIYGDPALLLPNYFNPNVSKKYKYGIVPHYNDLKVINNWFSDREDICIIDMMTNDIETKTDEFLRCEKIISSSLHGIIIAHAYRIPAIWQKFSNNVFGDDIKYKDYMESVKIKSYQPKIKEQQYSDSELKELFKQLPSLPLKKDIEELKKGLLKVCPFTTNYNCR, encoded by the coding sequence ATGTTCAATAAAAAGAATAGGATACGACTTTTTTGGTGGAATGAAGTTAAGTTACAAGGGAAGCAAAAAGAGAATTATGGAGACTTATTAGGGCGCTATCTTGTTGAGAAAATTTCTAAAAAAAAGGTTGTATGGGTTAGCCCAGCCAAATTTTCAATTTGGAATTGGTTTTATCCTATATACGTTACTATAGGAAGTGTTTTAACAAATGTAAATAAGTATTGTGTTGTATGGGGAAGTGGTATTATATCTGAACAATATCCAATTAAAAAAGCAAAGTTTTTGGCAGTTAGGGGTCCCAAAACACGAAACTATTTACTTAATTTAGGCTACAAAGTCCCAGAGATTTATGGAGACCCTGCATTACTTCTACCAAATTATTTCAATCCTAATGTATCAAAAAAATATAAATATGGTATTGTTCCACATTATAATGATTTAAAAGTTATTAATAATTGGTTTTCTGATAGAGAAGATATTTGTATAATTGATATGATGACAAATGATATAGAAACTAAGACTGATGAATTTTTAAGGTGTGAAAAAATTATATCATCTTCACTCCATGGAATCATTATAGCACATGCCTATAGAATTCCTGCAATTTGGCAAAAATTTTCAAATAATGTTTTCGGGGATGACATTAAATATAAAGATTATATGGAATCTGTTAAAATAAAATCATATCAACCAAAAATTAAAGAGCAACAATATTCTGATTCTGAGTTGAAAGAACTTTTTAAACAATTACCATCATTACCATTAAAAAAAGATATTGAAGAATTAAAAAAAGGATTGCTAAAGGTTTGTCCTTTTACAACAAACTATAATTGTAGATGA
- a CDS encoding glycosyltransferase has product MKILLVSMASIHFFRWTEQLKDTGHEVYWFDINDGGKKIKRLDWVHQIVNWKRRWNYPGRYFFKKQMTGLYTFFQKLNDRKVAIVFEKKLKEIQPDVVHSFALYVSCTPILSVMQHYKNIKWIYSSWGSDLYYFQNESSFLEDIKNVLPRVDYLFSDCRRDYQLSLRYGFKGEFLGVYPGGGGFDLEMMNTYILPLENRNTIIIKGYQGRSGRAIQVLQALEKLQEQLKIFKIVVFGADEEVINYSNQSELKQWKNFSIIGKVSHTEVLKLMGKALIYIGNSNSDGIPNTLLEAICLGAFPIQSNPGKVTEEIIVNAENGLIIEDFENIDEIKNIILQVVLNTMLLKGAFEINQQHLKPQFEREFIKKKVLESYLKI; this is encoded by the coding sequence ATGAAAATCTTACTAGTTTCTATGGCATCCATTCATTTTTTTAGATGGACAGAACAACTTAAAGATACAGGTCATGAAGTGTATTGGTTTGACATTAACGATGGAGGAAAAAAAATAAAACGGTTAGATTGGGTACATCAAATAGTCAATTGGAAAAGACGTTGGAATTATCCAGGTAGATATTTCTTTAAAAAACAAATGACAGGATTATATACATTTTTTCAAAAATTAAATGATAGAAAAGTGGCAATCGTTTTTGAAAAAAAACTAAAAGAAATTCAACCAGATGTAGTACATAGTTTTGCGTTATATGTTTCGTGTACGCCTATTTTGAGTGTTATGCAACACTATAAAAATATAAAATGGATTTATTCTTCCTGGGGGAGTGATTTGTACTATTTTCAAAATGAATCAAGTTTTTTAGAGGATATTAAAAATGTATTACCAAGAGTTGATTATTTATTTTCCGATTGCAGACGAGATTATCAATTATCTCTAAGGTATGGTTTTAAAGGAGAATTTTTAGGAGTTTATCCTGGAGGAGGTGGTTTTGATTTGGAAATGATGAATACCTATATATTGCCATTAGAAAATAGAAATACCATAATTATTAAGGGGTATCAGGGAAGGTCTGGAAGAGCGATACAAGTATTACAAGCACTTGAAAAATTACAAGAACAACTAAAAATATTTAAAATAGTTGTTTTTGGTGCAGATGAAGAAGTTATAAATTATTCAAACCAATCTGAATTAAAACAATGGAAAAACTTTTCAATTATTGGAAAAGTAAGTCATACTGAAGTTTTAAAATTAATGGGGAAAGCGTTAATTTATATTGGGAATAGCAATTCTGATGGAATACCAAACACATTATTGGAAGCTATTTGCTTGGGTGCTTTCCCAATACAATCTAATCCAGGGAAGGTGACTGAAGAAATTATAGTTAATGCAGAGAATGGTTTAATAATTGAAGATTTTGAAAATATTGATGAGATAAAAAATATTATTTTACAAGTAGTTTTAAATACTATGTTATTAAAAGGTGCTTTTGAAATAAACCAACAACATTTGAAACCACAATTTGAAAGAGAATTCATAAAGAAAAAAGTTTTAGAATCATATTTAAAAATTTAA
- a CDS encoding acylneuraminate cytidylyltransferase translates to MLKKIGIIPLRKGSKSIVGKNTRKMVGRSLFMWVLGEAIFSKLEEVYVFTDDIDLIEFINTEYAWSPKVKALLRSKETATDTASTEFAMEEFSKSIKHDYDVLCLLQATSPLTTRNDINNCLNKIEKEGFDSVVTVVNTHRFTWNTKGSPTNYDVFKRPRRQDFEGLLIENGAVYSTTKNAFIASGNRVSGNIGLVEMPGESLHEIDSESDWLIVEQLLMERQKKQKESKKITHLVLDVDGVFTNGTVFYSNVGEMAKQFDMRDGMGLEILREQGIEILVMTSEQSDIVTQRMKKLKIENVYLGVKDKYALLNYLLKEKSLAMGNIAYMGDDVNDLANMCSVGWSLTPNNATTIVKQHADVILTKGSGNGAIREGCEFIMKYNKRF, encoded by the coding sequence ATGCTTAAAAAAATAGGAATTATTCCACTTCGTAAAGGATCAAAAAGTATCGTTGGGAAAAATACTCGTAAAATGGTTGGAAGATCTTTGTTTATGTGGGTATTAGGTGAAGCTATCTTCTCAAAATTAGAGGAGGTGTATGTATTTACAGACGATATAGACTTAATTGAATTTATTAATACGGAATATGCATGGTCACCTAAAGTAAAAGCACTATTAAGAAGTAAAGAAACTGCTACAGATACTGCATCTACAGAATTTGCAATGGAAGAATTTTCTAAAAGCATAAAACATGACTATGATGTATTGTGTTTGTTGCAAGCAACTTCACCTCTAACAACTAGGAATGATATTAATAATTGTTTAAATAAAATTGAAAAGGAAGGTTTTGATTCAGTAGTAACTGTAGTAAATACACATAGGTTTACATGGAATACAAAAGGAAGTCCTACAAATTATGATGTATTTAAACGCCCTCGCCGTCAAGATTTTGAGGGCTTGTTAATAGAAAATGGAGCAGTTTACAGTACAACAAAAAATGCTTTTATAGCATCAGGAAATAGAGTAAGTGGTAACATTGGATTGGTTGAAATGCCAGGAGAATCATTGCATGAAATTGATTCAGAATCTGATTGGTTAATTGTTGAACAACTGTTAATGGAACGACAAAAAAAACAAAAAGAATCTAAGAAAATCACACACTTAGTATTGGATGTTGATGGTGTATTTACCAATGGTACTGTATTTTATTCAAACGTTGGGGAAATGGCAAAGCAATTTGATATGCGTGATGGAATGGGGTTGGAAATACTAAGAGAACAAGGTATTGAGATTCTTGTTATGACTTCAGAGCAGTCTGATATTGTTACACAACGCATGAAAAAATTAAAGATAGAGAATGTTTACCTTGGCGTAAAAGATAAATATGCATTGTTAAATTATTTATTAAAAGAAAAATCTTTAGCGATGGGCAACATTGCTTATATGGGTGACGATGTAAATGACTTAGCCAATATGTGTAGTGTAGGCTGGTCATTAACACCAAATAATGCAACTACTATAGTAAAGCAACATGCGGATGTTATTTTGACGAAAGGTTCTGGTAACGGCGCTATTAGAGAAGGATGTGAGTTTATTATGAAGTATAATAAGCGATTCTAG